In one window of Ictidomys tridecemlineatus isolate mIctTri1 unplaced genomic scaffold, mIctTri1.hap1 Scaffold_642, whole genome shotgun sequence DNA:
- the LOC144374346 gene encoding transport and Golgi organization protein 1 homolog isoform X3 produces the protein MLFTTLPDDTQPGPDFYGLPWKPVVFTVFFGIVSFVIFFWRTVLVVKDRVYQVNEQQISKKVNNFIKENEELVQKLSNYEQKVKESKKQVQETMKQKMILSDETTNYKDKMKLLEKANELLDERAKSLHVMLESEKEQKAKNQDLIMENKKTIEKLKDVISVNTSELSELHIVLNEAKLCEEKVKLECCQLQKENTMLKKKKEQLQQEVKDWSTSHAELSEQMKSFEKLQKDLQVTLSLKDDTINALTNYITQLNRLQCESESEDQSRDESDELTNGELAGDRNEKIKDQIKQMMDVSRTQTTISVVEEDLKLLQLKQSTLMSTICNLEDQIKKLESDCNSLRSSKAELEEECKTLRQKVEILNELYQQNEMALQKKLSHEEYERLEKEQRLSAADETVVSAVQEVKNYKRRIEELEEELQKTERSFKNQIAVQEKKAHDNWLKARSAERAIAEEKREAANLRQKLLEMTQKMAMQQDEPMIVKPMPGRPNLQNPPLRGPLNHNGSFGPSPVSDRECSPPLTAEPAGRPPSATLNRKDMPRNGFDPGCGPAHMNSSSRSSSPAKVTNEGKVHMAMNGPPPFSGVPFMGPPMGPPMGWPPPPPIRYGLPLQLGGPFGPQPIPPPFGPGIHPPIGFREYAPGVSPGKRDLPFDPRDFFPEPAPAPFRTLGSFGPREYFISGAPLPPPTHGPQDYGPPPAAKDLMHSGFKDEAPPTPDSQV, from the exons ctgtttactacattgcctgatgatactcaacctgggcctgatttttatggactaccatggaagcctgtagttttcactgttttctttgggattgtatcctttgtcatttttttttggagaacTGTTCTtgtt gtaaaagatagagtatatcaag tcaatgaacagcaaatttccaaaaaggtgaacaatttcataaaagaaaatgaagaactagtgcagaaattgtcaaattatgaacagaag gtgaaggaatcaaagaaacaggttcaagaaaccatgaaacaaaaaatgattctttctgatgaaacAACTAATTACAAG gataaaatgaagcttcttgaaaaagctaatgaacttctggatgagagagctaaaagtcttcatgttatgttagaatctgagaaagaacagaaagctaagaatcaggacttg ataatggaaaataagaaaactatagagaagcttaaagatgtcatttcagtgaatacttctgaactttcagag CTTCACATTGTCCTTAATGAAGCTAAGCTttgtgaagagaaggtgaagttggaatgctgtcagcttcagaaagaaaataccatgcttaagaagaagaaagagcag ttgcagcaggaagtgaaagactggagtacatcacacgctgagctcagtgaacaaatgaaatcatttgagaagttacagaaagatttacaagtaacGCTTAGTCTtaaagatgatactattaat gctctAACTAATTACATCACACAGTTGAATCGGTtacaatgtgaatctgaatctgaggatcaaagtcgagatgagtcagatgaattaaccaatggagagttagcag gtgatcggaacgagaagatcaaagatcaaattaagcagatgatggatgtctctcgg acacaaactacaatatcagtagttgaagaggatctaaaacttttacaacttaagcaaAGCACCTTGATGTCCACAAtatgtaatctagaag accaaataaagaaattagaaagtgactgcaattcactacggtcttctaaagctgaactggaagaggaatgcaaaactcttaggcagaaagtggagattttaaatgaactctaccagcaaaatgagatggcactacaaaa gaaactaagccacgaagaatatgagagactagaaaaagagcagcggctgtcagctgcagatgaaacggtggtttccgctgtacaggaagttaaaaattacaa gcggagaattgaagaactggaagaagaaCTACAGAAAACCGAGCGCTcatttaaaaaccag attgctgtgcaggagaagaaagctcatgataattgg ctcaaagctcgttctgcagaaagagctatagctgaagagaaaagggaagctgctaatttgagacagaa actattggaaatgacccaaaagatggCAATGCAGCAAGATGAACCCATGATTGTAAAACCTATGCCGGGAAGACCaaatttacaaaatcctcctctgagag gtccactgaaccataatggctcttttggtccatcccccGTGAGTGATAgagaatgttcccctccactgacagcagagccagctggaagacctccttctgctactcttaatcGAAAAGATATGCCCAGAaacggatttg acccaggatgtggtccagctcacatgaacagcagctccagaagttcttctccagctaaggtgacgaatgagggcaag gttcatatggctatgaatgggccccctcctttctcaggggtacccttcatgggCCCCCCCATGGGACCCCCAATGGgatggcctccaccacctcccattcggTATGGACTGCCACTTcagctcggtgggccttttgggcctcaGCCAATTCCTCCACCTtttg gtcctggtattcatccaccaataggcttcagagaatatgcaccaggtgtttCACCTGGAAAAcgggatttgccttttgaccctcgtgatttttttccagaacctgcaccagcaccatttagaaCTTTAGGCTCATTTGGAccaagagagtacttcatttctggtgccccattaccacctccaactcatggtccccaagactatgggccaccacctgctgcaaaagacttaatgcattcaggctttaaagatgaagcTCCACCTACACCTGATTCTCAGGTGTGA
- the LOC144374346 gene encoding transport and Golgi organization protein 1 homolog isoform X1, which translates to MKPVQDYNTELLITEGTPVDAADTENQLEIKVEEPEDATTILFLLHSFLLYLSKMLFTTLPDDTQPGPDFYGLPWKPVVFTVFFGIVSFVIFFWRTVLVVKDRVYQVNEQQISKKVNNFIKENEELVQKLSNYEQKVKESKKQVQETMKQKMILSDETTNYKDKMKLLEKANELLDERAKSLHVMLESEKEQKAKNQDLIMENKKTIEKLKDVISVNTSELSELHIVLNEAKLCEEKVKLECCQLQKENTMLKKKKEQLQQEVKDWSTSHAELSEQMKSFEKLQKDLQVTLSLKDDTINALTNYITQLNRLQCESESEDQSRDESDELTNGELAGDRNEKIKDQIKQMMDVSRTQTTISVVEEDLKLLQLKQSTLMSTICNLEDQIKKLESDCNSLRSSKAELEEECKTLRQKVEILNELYQQNEMALQKKLSHEEYERLEKEQRLSAADETVVSAVQEVKNYKRRIEELEEELQKTERSFKNQIAVQEKKAHDNWLKARSAERAIAEEKREAANLRQKLLEMTQKMAMQQDEPMIVKPMPGRPNLQNPPLRGPLNHNGSFGPSPVSDRECSPPLTAEPAGRPPSATLNRKDMPRNGFDPGCGPAHMNSSSRSSSPAKVTNEGKVHMAMNGPPPFSGVPFMGPPMGPPMGWPPPPPIRYGLPLQLGGPFGPQPIPPPFGPGIHPPIGFREYAPGVSPGKRDLPFDPRDFFPEPAPAPFRTLGSFGPREYFISGAPLPPPTHGPQDYGPPPAAKDLMHSGFKDEAPPTPDSQV; encoded by the exons ctgtttactacattgcctgatgatactcaacctgggcctgatttttatggactaccatggaagcctgtagttttcactgttttctttgggattgtatcctttgtcatttttttttggagaacTGTTCTtgtt gtaaaagatagagtatatcaag tcaatgaacagcaaatttccaaaaaggtgaacaatttcataaaagaaaatgaagaactagtgcagaaattgtcaaattatgaacagaag gtgaaggaatcaaagaaacaggttcaagaaaccatgaaacaaaaaatgattctttctgatgaaacAACTAATTACAAG gataaaatgaagcttcttgaaaaagctaatgaacttctggatgagagagctaaaagtcttcatgttatgttagaatctgagaaagaacagaaagctaagaatcaggacttg ataatggaaaataagaaaactatagagaagcttaaagatgtcatttcagtgaatacttctgaactttcagag CTTCACATTGTCCTTAATGAAGCTAAGCTttgtgaagagaaggtgaagttggaatgctgtcagcttcagaaagaaaataccatgcttaagaagaagaaagagcag ttgcagcaggaagtgaaagactggagtacatcacacgctgagctcagtgaacaaatgaaatcatttgagaagttacagaaagatttacaagtaacGCTTAGTCTtaaagatgatactattaat gctctAACTAATTACATCACACAGTTGAATCGGTtacaatgtgaatctgaatctgaggatcaaagtcgagatgagtcagatgaattaaccaatggagagttagcag gtgatcggaacgagaagatcaaagatcaaattaagcagatgatggatgtctctcgg acacaaactacaatatcagtagttgaagaggatctaaaacttttacaacttaagcaaAGCACCTTGATGTCCACAAtatgtaatctagaag accaaataaagaaattagaaagtgactgcaattcactacggtcttctaaagctgaactggaagaggaatgcaaaactcttaggcagaaagtggagattttaaatgaactctaccagcaaaatgagatggcactacaaaa gaaactaagccacgaagaatatgagagactagaaaaagagcagcggctgtcagctgcagatgaaacggtggtttccgctgtacaggaagttaaaaattacaa gcggagaattgaagaactggaagaagaaCTACAGAAAACCGAGCGCTcatttaaaaaccag attgctgtgcaggagaagaaagctcatgataattgg ctcaaagctcgttctgcagaaagagctatagctgaagagaaaagggaagctgctaatttgagacagaa actattggaaatgacccaaaagatggCAATGCAGCAAGATGAACCCATGATTGTAAAACCTATGCCGGGAAGACCaaatttacaaaatcctcctctgagag gtccactgaaccataatggctcttttggtccatcccccGTGAGTGATAgagaatgttcccctccactgacagcagagccagctggaagacctccttctgctactcttaatcGAAAAGATATGCCCAGAaacggatttg acccaggatgtggtccagctcacatgaacagcagctccagaagttcttctccagctaaggtgacgaatgagggcaag gttcatatggctatgaatgggccccctcctttctcaggggtacccttcatgggCCCCCCCATGGGACCCCCAATGGgatggcctccaccacctcccattcggTATGGACTGCCACTTcagctcggtgggccttttgggcctcaGCCAATTCCTCCACCTtttg gtcctggtattcatccaccaataggcttcagagaatatgcaccaggtgtttCACCTGGAAAAcgggatttgccttttgaccctcgtgatttttttccagaacctgcaccagcaccatttagaaCTTTAGGCTCATTTGGAccaagagagtacttcatttctggtgccccattaccacctccaactcatggtccccaagactatgggccaccacctgctgcaaaagacttaatgcattcaggctttaaagatgaagcTCCACCTACACCTGATTCTCAGGTGTGA
- the LOC144374346 gene encoding transport and Golgi organization protein 1 homolog isoform X2, with amino-acid sequence MEALLPLSCPYTMDSVPATVPSVTALPGDPELLGPLSVLYAALIAKLLELFTTLPDDTQPGPDFYGLPWKPVVFTVFFGIVSFVIFFWRTVLVVKDRVYQVNEQQISKKVNNFIKENEELVQKLSNYEQKVKESKKQVQETMKQKMILSDETTNYKDKMKLLEKANELLDERAKSLHVMLESEKEQKAKNQDLIMENKKTIEKLKDVISVNTSELSELHIVLNEAKLCEEKVKLECCQLQKENTMLKKKKEQLQQEVKDWSTSHAELSEQMKSFEKLQKDLQVTLSLKDDTINALTNYITQLNRLQCESESEDQSRDESDELTNGELAGDRNEKIKDQIKQMMDVSRTQTTISVVEEDLKLLQLKQSTLMSTICNLEDQIKKLESDCNSLRSSKAELEEECKTLRQKVEILNELYQQNEMALQKKLSHEEYERLEKEQRLSAADETVVSAVQEVKNYKRRIEELEEELQKTERSFKNQIAVQEKKAHDNWLKARSAERAIAEEKREAANLRQKLLEMTQKMAMQQDEPMIVKPMPGRPNLQNPPLRGPLNHNGSFGPSPVSDRECSPPLTAEPAGRPPSATLNRKDMPRNGFDPGCGPAHMNSSSRSSSPAKVTNEGKVHMAMNGPPPFSGVPFMGPPMGPPMGWPPPPPIRYGLPLQLGGPFGPQPIPPPFGPGIHPPIGFREYAPGVSPGKRDLPFDPRDFFPEPAPAPFRTLGSFGPREYFISGAPLPPPTHGPQDYGPPPAAKDLMHSGFKDEAPPTPDSQV; translated from the exons ctgtttactacattgcctgatgatactcaacctgggcctgatttttatggactaccatggaagcctgtagttttcactgttttctttgggattgtatcctttgtcatttttttttggagaacTGTTCTtgtt gtaaaagatagagtatatcaag tcaatgaacagcaaatttccaaaaaggtgaacaatttcataaaagaaaatgaagaactagtgcagaaattgtcaaattatgaacagaag gtgaaggaatcaaagaaacaggttcaagaaaccatgaaacaaaaaatgattctttctgatgaaacAACTAATTACAAG gataaaatgaagcttcttgaaaaagctaatgaacttctggatgagagagctaaaagtcttcatgttatgttagaatctgagaaagaacagaaagctaagaatcaggacttg ataatggaaaataagaaaactatagagaagcttaaagatgtcatttcagtgaatacttctgaactttcagag CTTCACATTGTCCTTAATGAAGCTAAGCTttgtgaagagaaggtgaagttggaatgctgtcagcttcagaaagaaaataccatgcttaagaagaagaaagagcag ttgcagcaggaagtgaaagactggagtacatcacacgctgagctcagtgaacaaatgaaatcatttgagaagttacagaaagatttacaagtaacGCTTAGTCTtaaagatgatactattaat gctctAACTAATTACATCACACAGTTGAATCGGTtacaatgtgaatctgaatctgaggatcaaagtcgagatgagtcagatgaattaaccaatggagagttagcag gtgatcggaacgagaagatcaaagatcaaattaagcagatgatggatgtctctcgg acacaaactacaatatcagtagttgaagaggatctaaaacttttacaacttaagcaaAGCACCTTGATGTCCACAAtatgtaatctagaag accaaataaagaaattagaaagtgactgcaattcactacggtcttctaaagctgaactggaagaggaatgcaaaactcttaggcagaaagtggagattttaaatgaactctaccagcaaaatgagatggcactacaaaa gaaactaagccacgaagaatatgagagactagaaaaagagcagcggctgtcagctgcagatgaaacggtggtttccgctgtacaggaagttaaaaattacaa gcggagaattgaagaactggaagaagaaCTACAGAAAACCGAGCGCTcatttaaaaaccag attgctgtgcaggagaagaaagctcatgataattgg ctcaaagctcgttctgcagaaagagctatagctgaagagaaaagggaagctgctaatttgagacagaa actattggaaatgacccaaaagatggCAATGCAGCAAGATGAACCCATGATTGTAAAACCTATGCCGGGAAGACCaaatttacaaaatcctcctctgagag gtccactgaaccataatggctcttttggtccatcccccGTGAGTGATAgagaatgttcccctccactgacagcagagccagctggaagacctccttctgctactcttaatcGAAAAGATATGCCCAGAaacggatttg acccaggatgtggtccagctcacatgaacagcagctccagaagttcttctccagctaaggtgacgaatgagggcaag gttcatatggctatgaatgggccccctcctttctcaggggtacccttcatgggCCCCCCCATGGGACCCCCAATGGgatggcctccaccacctcccattcggTATGGACTGCCACTTcagctcggtgggccttttgggcctcaGCCAATTCCTCCACCTtttg gtcctggtattcatccaccaataggcttcagagaatatgcaccaggtgtttCACCTGGAAAAcgggatttgccttttgaccctcgtgatttttttccagaacctgcaccagcaccatttagaaCTTTAGGCTCATTTGGAccaagagagtacttcatttctggtgccccattaccacctccaactcatggtccccaagactatgggccaccacctgctgcaaaagacttaatgcattcaggctttaaagatgaagcTCCACCTACACCTGATTCTCAGGTGTGA
- the LOC144374346 gene encoding transport and Golgi organization protein 1 homolog isoform X4 has translation MKPVQDYNTELLITEGTPVDAADTENQLEIKVEEPEDATTILFLLHSFLLYLSKMLFTTLPDDTQPGPDFYGLPWKPVVFTVFFGIVSFVIFFWRTVLVVKDRVYQVNEQQISKKVNNFIKENEELVQKLSNYEQKVKESKKQVQETMKQKMILSDETTNYKDKMKLLEKANELLDERAKSLHVMLESEKEQKAKNQDLIMENKKTIEKLKDVISVNTSELSELHIVLNEAKLCEEKVKLECCQLQKENTMLKKKKEQLQQEVKDWSTSHAELSEQMKSFEKLQKDLQVTLSLKDDTINALTNYITQLNRLQCESESEDQSRDESDELTNGELAGDRNEKIKDQIKQMMDVSRTQTTISVVEEDLKLLQLKQSTLMSTICNLEDQIKKLESDCNSLRSSKAELEEECKTLRQKVEILNELYQQNEMALQKKLSHEEYERLEKEQRLSAADETVVSAVQEVKNYKRRIEELEEELQKTERSFKNQIAVQEKKAHDNWLKARSAERAIAEEKREAANLRQKLLEMTQKMAMQQDEPMIVKPMPGRPNLQNPPLRGPLNHNGSFGPSPVSDRECSPPLTAEPAGRPPSATLNRKDMPRNGFDPGCGPAHMNSSSRSSSPAKVTNEGKVHMAMNGPPPFSGVPFMGPPMGPPMGWPPPPPIRSWYSSTNRLQRICTRCFTWKTGFAF, from the exons ctgtttactacattgcctgatgatactcaacctgggcctgatttttatggactaccatggaagcctgtagttttcactgttttctttgggattgtatcctttgtcatttttttttggagaacTGTTCTtgtt gtaaaagatagagtatatcaag tcaatgaacagcaaatttccaaaaaggtgaacaatttcataaaagaaaatgaagaactagtgcagaaattgtcaaattatgaacagaag gtgaaggaatcaaagaaacaggttcaagaaaccatgaaacaaaaaatgattctttctgatgaaacAACTAATTACAAG gataaaatgaagcttcttgaaaaagctaatgaacttctggatgagagagctaaaagtcttcatgttatgttagaatctgagaaagaacagaaagctaagaatcaggacttg ataatggaaaataagaaaactatagagaagcttaaagatgtcatttcagtgaatacttctgaactttcagag CTTCACATTGTCCTTAATGAAGCTAAGCTttgtgaagagaaggtgaagttggaatgctgtcagcttcagaaagaaaataccatgcttaagaagaagaaagagcag ttgcagcaggaagtgaaagactggagtacatcacacgctgagctcagtgaacaaatgaaatcatttgagaagttacagaaagatttacaagtaacGCTTAGTCTtaaagatgatactattaat gctctAACTAATTACATCACACAGTTGAATCGGTtacaatgtgaatctgaatctgaggatcaaagtcgagatgagtcagatgaattaaccaatggagagttagcag gtgatcggaacgagaagatcaaagatcaaattaagcagatgatggatgtctctcgg acacaaactacaatatcagtagttgaagaggatctaaaacttttacaacttaagcaaAGCACCTTGATGTCCACAAtatgtaatctagaag accaaataaagaaattagaaagtgactgcaattcactacggtcttctaaagctgaactggaagaggaatgcaaaactcttaggcagaaagtggagattttaaatgaactctaccagcaaaatgagatggcactacaaaa gaaactaagccacgaagaatatgagagactagaaaaagagcagcggctgtcagctgcagatgaaacggtggtttccgctgtacaggaagttaaaaattacaa gcggagaattgaagaactggaagaagaaCTACAGAAAACCGAGCGCTcatttaaaaaccag attgctgtgcaggagaagaaagctcatgataattgg ctcaaagctcgttctgcagaaagagctatagctgaagagaaaagggaagctgctaatttgagacagaa actattggaaatgacccaaaagatggCAATGCAGCAAGATGAACCCATGATTGTAAAACCTATGCCGGGAAGACCaaatttacaaaatcctcctctgagag gtccactgaaccataatggctcttttggtccatcccccGTGAGTGATAgagaatgttcccctccactgacagcagagccagctggaagacctccttctgctactcttaatcGAAAAGATATGCCCAGAaacggatttg acccaggatgtggtccagctcacatgaacagcagctccagaagttcttctccagctaaggtgacgaatgagggcaag gttcatatggctatgaatgggccccctcctttctcaggggtacccttcatgggCCCCCCCATGGGACCCCCAATGGgatggcctccaccacctcccattcg gtcctggtattcatccaccaataggcttcagagaatatgcaccaggtgtttCACCTGGAAAAcgggatttgccttttga
- the LOC144374346 gene encoding transport and Golgi organization protein 1 homolog isoform X6 — MKPVQDYNTELLITEGTPVDAADTENQLEIKVEEPEDATTILFLLHSFLLYLSKMLFTTLPDDTQPGPDFYGLPWKPVVFTVFFGIVSFVIFFWRTVLVVKDRVYQVNEQQISKKVNNFIKENEELVQKLSNYEQKVKESKKQVQETMKQKMILSDETTNYKDKMKLLEKANELLDERAKSLHVMLESEKEQKAKNQDLIMENKKTIEKLKDVISVNTSELSELHIVLNEAKLCEEKVKLECCQLQKENTMLKKKKEQLQQEVKDWSTSHAELSEQMKSFEKLQKDLQVTLSLKDDTINALTNYITQLNRLQCESESEDQSRDESDELTNGELAGDRNEKIKDQIKQMMDVSRTQTTISVVEEDLKLLQLKQSTLMSTICNLEDQIKKLESDCNSLRSSKAELEEECKTLRQKVEILNELYQQNEMALQKKLSHEEYERLEKEQRLSAADETVVSAVQEVKNYKRRIEELEEELQKTERSFKNQIAVQEKKAHDNWLKARSAERAIAEEKREAANLRQKLLEMTQKMAMQQDEPMIVKPMPGRPNLQNPPLRGPLNHNGSFGPSPVSDRECSPPLTAEPAGRPPSATLNRKDMPRNGFDPGCGPAHMNSSSRSSSPAKVTNEGKVLVFIHQ, encoded by the exons ctgtttactacattgcctgatgatactcaacctgggcctgatttttatggactaccatggaagcctgtagttttcactgttttctttgggattgtatcctttgtcatttttttttggagaacTGTTCTtgtt gtaaaagatagagtatatcaag tcaatgaacagcaaatttccaaaaaggtgaacaatttcataaaagaaaatgaagaactagtgcagaaattgtcaaattatgaacagaag gtgaaggaatcaaagaaacaggttcaagaaaccatgaaacaaaaaatgattctttctgatgaaacAACTAATTACAAG gataaaatgaagcttcttgaaaaagctaatgaacttctggatgagagagctaaaagtcttcatgttatgttagaatctgagaaagaacagaaagctaagaatcaggacttg ataatggaaaataagaaaactatagagaagcttaaagatgtcatttcagtgaatacttctgaactttcagag CTTCACATTGTCCTTAATGAAGCTAAGCTttgtgaagagaaggtgaagttggaatgctgtcagcttcagaaagaaaataccatgcttaagaagaagaaagagcag ttgcagcaggaagtgaaagactggagtacatcacacgctgagctcagtgaacaaatgaaatcatttgagaagttacagaaagatttacaagtaacGCTTAGTCTtaaagatgatactattaat gctctAACTAATTACATCACACAGTTGAATCGGTtacaatgtgaatctgaatctgaggatcaaagtcgagatgagtcagatgaattaaccaatggagagttagcag gtgatcggaacgagaagatcaaagatcaaattaagcagatgatggatgtctctcgg acacaaactacaatatcagtagttgaagaggatctaaaacttttacaacttaagcaaAGCACCTTGATGTCCACAAtatgtaatctagaag accaaataaagaaattagaaagtgactgcaattcactacggtcttctaaagctgaactggaagaggaatgcaaaactcttaggcagaaagtggagattttaaatgaactctaccagcaaaatgagatggcactacaaaa gaaactaagccacgaagaatatgagagactagaaaaagagcagcggctgtcagctgcagatgaaacggtggtttccgctgtacaggaagttaaaaattacaa gcggagaattgaagaactggaagaagaaCTACAGAAAACCGAGCGCTcatttaaaaaccag attgctgtgcaggagaagaaagctcatgataattgg ctcaaagctcgttctgcagaaagagctatagctgaagagaaaagggaagctgctaatttgagacagaa actattggaaatgacccaaaagatggCAATGCAGCAAGATGAACCCATGATTGTAAAACCTATGCCGGGAAGACCaaatttacaaaatcctcctctgagag gtccactgaaccataatggctcttttggtccatcccccGTGAGTGATAgagaatgttcccctccactgacagcagagccagctggaagacctccttctgctactcttaatcGAAAAGATATGCCCAGAaacggatttg acccaggatgtggtccagctcacatgaacagcagctccagaagttcttctccagctaaggtgacgaatgagggcaag gtcctggtattcatccaccaatag